In one Podarcis muralis chromosome 7, rPodMur119.hap1.1, whole genome shotgun sequence genomic region, the following are encoded:
- the CX3CL1 gene encoding fractalkine, whose amino-acid sequence MRDPLLVTLGWVVAAAAIASTWHVQVAGQPEVGKGCANECIQHLSKPIQQTKLQNYTKRTCGTKTSVILITKMNRKFCARPEDVWVQEAMRQLDAMNAPTEVTAGFDKQVGDTVSISAHPGAPPDTTVTFSTATYTPKPAVMVTGTTLHPQTLASGTTVSQTSVGPKRYEGSLTTVGKGLEEFPGSTHDLVASPSSSPISNFIIADSTAKGTKPTTASAVPPASSEQLTPVLSSSSTGTGRQSTVGLPTAEANMHTSTKSAGTLSTSGFHQENATGKSRAKPTTSTPEVAFSPSALAGPRSHIIFLASMGTFVCLTIVAVVWASTRPRTPPKELVQGLLFTSSDSQSDSLAMEVL is encoded by the exons GACAACCGGAAGTAGGAAAAGGCTGTGCAAACGAATGCATTCAACACTTATCCAAGCCGATTCAGCAGACCAAACTTCAAAATTATACAAAAAGGACATGTGGGACGAAGACTTCGGTAAT ACTGATCACTAAGATGAATCGGAAATTCTGTGCAAGACCAGAGGACGTCTGGGTACAGGAGGCCATGAGGCAGCTGGATGCAATGAATGCTCCTACAGAAGTGACAGCTGGGTTTGACAAACAAGTGGGAGATACTGTCTCCATATCAGCTCACCCTGGGGCTCCACCTGACACCACTGTCACATTTAGCACAGCTACGTACACTCCCAAACCAGCAGTGATGGTGACTGGAACGACCCTTCATCCCCAAACCCTTGCAAGTGGCACTACGGTTTCCCAAACCTCTGTTGGACCAAAGAGATATGAGGGAAGTCTCACAACTGTTGGGAAAGGCCTGGAAGAGTTCCCTGGATCAACTCATGATTTGGTGGCATCTCCATCCAGCTCCCCCATAAGCAATTTTATTATCGCAGATTCCACGGCAAAAGGCACAAAGCCGACCACAGCATCTGCCGTTCCCCCAGCTTCCTCCGAACAACTGACTCCAGTTCTGAGCAGCTCCAGCACAGGTACCGGAAGGCAGTCAACTGTGGGGCTCCCAACTGCTGAAGCAAACATGCACACTTCTACCAAATCAGCAGGTACTTTGTCAACGTCAGGCTTTCACCAGGAGAACGCAACCGGGAAGAGCAGAGCAAAGCCAACCACAAGCACTCCCGAGGTTGCCTTCTCTCCCAGTGCTTTGGCTGGACCCAGAAGTCACATCATCTTCTTGGCTTCCATGGGGACTTTTGTGTGTCTCACCATTGTCGCTGTTGTGTGGGCAAGCACTAGGCCCAGAACACCACCTAAGGAACTGGTCCAAGGCTTGCTCTTCACTTCCTCTGACTCTCAGTCTGACTCCTTGGCCATGGAAGTTCTTTAA